Proteins co-encoded in one Arachis hypogaea cultivar Tifrunner chromosome 11, arahy.Tifrunner.gnm2.J5K5, whole genome shotgun sequence genomic window:
- the LOC140176288 gene encoding uncharacterized protein, whose protein sequence is MADFVILRDSTAYNIILGRKTINDLGAAISTKLLVMKFITDDGSVGSLRGDLETAVACDHASLSLRKKSKEASGVFLADLDARVDDKPRPEPEGDLEKFRVGEEDDKFTFINRNLPHEIKEPLMEMIRANADLFAWTPADMPGIDPQLMSHHLAVKAGAKPVAQRRRKMSQERAEEIAKQTASLLEAEFIRELDYSTWLSNVVLEILAAPPVLGKPRAGEPLYLYLSVTEEALAAVLVTEEAKTQQPVYFVSRALQGPELRNSKLERLALALLVSSRRLRQYFQSHRIVVRTDQAIRQILQKPDLAGRMMTWAIELSQYDLQYEPRHAIKAQAMADFLVEVKQMTSQFQEVIVLHVPRERNTRADLLSKLASTKPGSGNRSLIQGMVKEPTVALHLTESSPSWLDPITNFLELGKLPEDEKAAKALRREAARYAIIQGQLFKKGLSQPLLKCLHPDQTDYVLREVHEGCCGHHIGGKALARKLIRAGYYWPTMMKDSKEFVITRFGIPEVVISDNGTQFTDKKFMEFLSGLGIKQKFSSIEHPQTNGQVEAANKVVLLGLKKRLDNKKGSWADELPSVLWSYRTTEQSATGETPFRLTYGVDAVIPVEIGEPSPRLLLAGMSEVVEKDLIEETREIAHLTETALKQRIAQRYNAKVLKRDFEERDLVLRRNDIGVPTPGEGKLTVNWEGPYRVREVLGKGAYKLERLDGKEVPRTWNAGNLRRFYP, encoded by the exons ATGGCAGACTTTGTGATATTACGAGATTCGACGGCTTataacatcatcctggggagaaagACCATTAACGACTTGGGGGCAGCTATCAGTACGAAACTACTGGTGATGAAATTCATCACCGATGACGGATCCGTGGGATCCCTCAGGGGCGACTTGGAAACGGCGGTCGCTTGCGACCACGCCAGCCTTTCTCTCAGGAAAAAATCCAAGGAAGCGTCAGGGGTCTTCCTGGCCGACCTGGATGCCAGGGTAGACGACAAACCCAGACCAGAGCCAGAAGGAGACTTGGAAAAGTTCAGAGTCGGCGAGGAGGACGATAAATTCACATTCATAAACAGAAACCTCCCCCACGAGATAAAGGAGCCTTTGATGGAAATGATTAGGGCCaatgccgacctctttgcctggacacctgccgacatgcccgggatagatCCCCAGCTCATGTCGCATCACCTGGCCGTAAAGGCAGGAGCCAAACCAGTGGCccagagaaggagaaaaatgtcGCAGGAAAGGGCGGAAGAGATAGCCAAGCAAACGGCCAGCCTCTTAGAAGCGGAATTCATCCGGGAACTGGACTACTCGACTTGGTTGTCGAATGTGGTTCTG gaAATCTTGGCGGCACCACCAGTCCTCGGGAAACCCAGAGCCGGAGAACCGCTCTACCTCTACCTGTCAGTAACTGAGGAAGCGCTTGCCGCGGTCCTCGTTACAGAAGAAGCAAAGACACAACAGCCCGTCTACTTCGTGAGCAGGGCACTCCAGGGACCAGAGCTGAGGAATAGCAAACTGGAAAGACTGGCGCTGGCGCTCCTAGTGTCCTCCCGAAGGTTAAGACAATACTTCCAGAGTCACCGTATAGTTGTGAGGACAGATCAGGCGATTCGACAAATACTGCAAAAACCTGATTTGGCTggtaggatgatgacctgggccatcgagctctcACAATATGACCTACAGTATGAGCCCCGACACGCAATCAAGGCCCAGGCAATGGCAGACTTCTTGGTGGAG gTTAAGCAAATGACAAGCCAGTTCCAGGAGGTCATCGTCCTGCACGTtccaagagaaaggaacacacgagcAGACCTCTTGTCGAAGCTTGCGAGCACAAAGCCAGGATCGGGTAACCGGTCGCTCATCCAAGGCATGGTGAAGGAACCAACGGTCGCCCTCCACTTGACGGAGTCGAGCCCCTCATGGCTGGACCCCATCACCAACTTCCTGGAACTCGGCAAGTTGCCCGAAGATGAGAAAGCAGCCAAAGCTTTAAGAAGGGAGGCGGCCAGATATGCAATCATACAGGGACAACTATTCAAAAAGGGACTTAGCCAGCCCCTATTGAAGTGTTTgcaccccgaccaaacggactacgtgcTCAGAGAAGTCCACGAGGGGTGTTGCGgacaccacatcgggggcaaagccctagcaaggaagctcatccgagcagGATACTACTGGCCGACAATGATGAAGGACTCAAAGGAATTC gtgataacccgtttcggtATCCCGGAGGTGGTTATCTCGGACAACGGGacccagttcaccgacaagaagttcatggaattcctctctgGCCTGGGGATAAAGCAAAAGTTCTCCTCAATAGAACACCCCCAAACGAACGGGCAGGTAGAGGCCGCAAACAAAGTCGTCCTCCTTGGTCTAAAGAAGCGCCTAGACAATAAGAAAGGGAGCTGGGCTGACGAACTCCCCTCCGTCTTATGGTCTTACCGGACAACCGAGCAAAGCGCCACGGGGGAAACTCCCTTTCGACTGACATACGGGGTCGACGCGGTGATACCAGTCGAAATCGGCGAACCGAGCCCCCGACTACTGCTCGCGGGCATGAGCGAAGTAGTCGAGAAAGACCTGATTGAGGAAACGAGGGAGATAGCTCACCTAACGGAAACGGCGctgaaacaaagaatagcccAGCGTTACAACGCAAAAGTCCTCAAACGAGATTTCGAGGAAAGGGACCTCGTCCTGCGACGCAACGACATCGGCGTCCCGACCCCAGGGGAAGGCAAGCTGACGGTAAACTGGGAAGGACCCTACAGGGTAAGGGAGGTACTCGGCAAAGGTGCTTACAAGCTCGAAAGACTCGACGGCAAGGAAGTACCCAGAACATGGAATGCGGGTAACCTGAGAAGGTTCTACCCATGA